One part of the Xylanimonas allomyrinae genome encodes these proteins:
- a CDS encoding RNA polymerase sigma factor has product MYSCLHGYVLRQVGPNDVDDVVSEALTVAWRRWGDRPPTGDRCRAWVFGIAHKKVLELYRARDRDRCVVDAVAAQPPGASAAVDDVVATDRVQRWLGELPVHERASVYLVAICGFTLAEVGMILGHPTSTISARVTRALRRMRPLADTEMASGDTEMALVNTQMEGSGRGLGR; this is encoded by the coding sequence GTGTACTCCTGTCTTCACGGGTACGTGCTGCGCCAGGTCGGCCCGAACGATGTCGACGACGTCGTCTCTGAGGCACTCACGGTGGCGTGGCGTCGCTGGGGCGACCGCCCGCCAACGGGGGACCGGTGCCGGGCGTGGGTGTTCGGGATCGCCCACAAGAAGGTCCTCGAGTTGTACCGCGCCCGCGACCGGGACCGGTGCGTCGTGGATGCCGTCGCGGCCCAGCCGCCTGGCGCGTCTGCGGCCGTCGACGACGTCGTGGCCACGGACCGGGTGCAGCGCTGGCTCGGCGAGTTGCCCGTGCATGAACGGGCGTCGGTGTACCTGGTGGCGATCTGCGGGTTCACCCTCGCCGAGGTGGGGATGATCCTGGGGCACCCGACCTCGACGATCAGTGCGCGGGTCACCCGCGCGCTGCGGCGGATGCGCCCGCTCGCCGACACCGAGATGGCATCCGGCGACACCGAGATGGCGCTGGTCAACACGCAGATGGAAGGGAGCGGTCGTGGCCTCGGACGATGA